From a region of the Dickeya poaceiphila genome:
- the crcB gene encoding fluoride efflux transporter CrcB, producing MYSTLLAVFIGGGIGSVARWQLSVRFNTLFPQIPAGTLLANLLGAFIIGAAMGYFVRQPDLPPHWKLLLTTGFCGGLTTFSTFSYEMVTLLQSGEWAAALFNLLINVLGSLMMTALAFALMGWLSAH from the coding sequence ATGTACAGTACGTTACTTGCTGTTTTTATTGGTGGTGGCATTGGCAGCGTTGCACGCTGGCAATTAAGCGTACGCTTTAATACGTTGTTTCCCCAGATCCCCGCCGGCACATTGCTGGCAAACCTGCTCGGCGCCTTCATTATTGGTGCGGCTATGGGGTATTTCGTGCGCCAACCTGACCTCCCTCCCCACTGGAAGCTGTTACTCACAACCGGTTTCTGCGGTGGTCTGACAACGTTCTCTACGTTTTCCTACGAGATGGTGACGTTGCTGCAAAGTGGCGAATGGGCCGCAGCACTGTTCAATTTACTGATAAATGTGCTTGGCTCACTGATGATGACGGCGCTGGCGTTTGCGCTTATGGGCTGGCTGAGTGCCCACTGA
- the cspE gene encoding transcription antiterminator/RNA stability regulator CspE translates to MSKIKGSVKWFNESKGFGFITPEDGSKDVFVHFSAIQSNGFKTLAEGQRVEFEITSGAKGPSAANVIAI, encoded by the coding sequence ATGTCTAAGATTAAAGGTAGCGTTAAGTGGTTTAATGAGTCCAAAGGATTCGGTTTCATTACTCCGGAAGATGGCAGCAAAGACGTGTTCGTTCACTTTTCTGCTATCCAGAGCAACGGTTTCAAAACCTTGGCTGAAGGTCAGCGTGTAGAGTTTGAAATCACCAGCGGCGCTAAAGGACCTTCTGCTGCTAACGTTATCGCTATTTAA
- a CDS encoding ArsC family reductase: MAIILYGIKNCDTIKKARRWLEDHKIDYRFHDYRIDGLNIERLQSFIDAIGWQPLLNTRGTTWRKLEETYRNTITNEAAAKTVMLEQPALIKRPLLVTDDGKTMIGFSDDSYQHFFTENTSHVLPGN; this comes from the coding sequence ATGGCCATCATCCTGTACGGCATTAAGAATTGCGATACCATAAAAAAGGCGCGACGTTGGTTGGAAGACCATAAAATCGATTACCGTTTTCATGATTACCGCATAGATGGGTTGAACATAGAGCGCTTGCAATCCTTTATTGATGCCATTGGCTGGCAACCCTTGCTGAATACCCGCGGCACCACCTGGCGCAAACTGGAAGAGACGTATCGTAACACCATCACCAACGAAGCAGCGGCAAAAACTGTTATGCTGGAGCAACCCGCGTTGATCAAACGCCCATTGCTGGTAACCGATGACGGAAAAACGATGATCGGTTTCAGCGATGACAGCTATCAGCACTTTTTTACGGAGAACACCTCACATGTCCTGCCCGGTAATTGA
- the dapE gene encoding succinyl-diaminopimelate desuccinylase, with protein MSCPVIELAQQLIKRPSLSPDDAGCQALMIERLQAIGFSIEKMDFGDTQNFWAWRGQGKTLAFAGHTDVVPVGNQSQWQTPPFEPTIRDGMLYGRGAADMKGSLAAMVVAAERFVAAHPNHQGRLAFLITSDEEASAVNGTVKVVEALMARQERLDYCLVGEPSSTERVGDVVKNGRRGSITANLRVHGVQGHVAYPHLADNPVHRAMPALNELVETVWDQGNEFFPPTSMQIANINAGTGSNNVIPGELYVQFNFRFSTELTDELIKAQVKALLDRHQLNYTLEWQLSGHPFLTGRGELVDAVVNAVEHYSEITPQLLTTGGTSDGRFIARMGSQVVELGPVNATIHKVDECVSAADLQLLSRMYQRIMEQLVA; from the coding sequence ATGTCCTGCCCGGTAATTGAACTGGCCCAGCAACTCATCAAACGCCCGTCCCTCAGCCCCGATGACGCCGGTTGTCAGGCGCTGATGATCGAACGTCTGCAAGCCATTGGTTTTAGCATCGAAAAGATGGACTTCGGCGATACCCAAAACTTCTGGGCCTGGCGTGGTCAGGGAAAGACACTGGCGTTTGCCGGTCACACCGATGTCGTGCCTGTTGGTAATCAAAGCCAATGGCAGACCCCACCGTTTGAACCCACTATCCGTGACGGCATGTTGTATGGTCGTGGTGCAGCAGACATGAAAGGCTCGTTGGCGGCAATGGTCGTAGCGGCGGAACGGTTTGTCGCGGCGCACCCTAATCATCAGGGACGCCTGGCATTTCTCATCACCTCTGACGAAGAAGCCAGTGCCGTCAACGGTACTGTCAAGGTTGTGGAAGCATTGATGGCGCGTCAGGAACGGCTGGACTACTGTCTGGTAGGCGAGCCGTCCAGTACCGAACGGGTTGGTGATGTGGTGAAAAATGGCCGGCGTGGTTCGATCACTGCCAATCTGCGGGTTCATGGCGTTCAGGGGCATGTCGCTTACCCGCATCTGGCAGACAATCCTGTGCACCGTGCTATGCCCGCACTGAATGAACTGGTGGAAACGGTCTGGGATCAGGGCAACGAATTTTTCCCACCTACCAGTATGCAGATAGCTAATATCAACGCAGGCACGGGGAGTAATAACGTGATTCCCGGCGAACTGTATGTCCAGTTCAATTTCCGTTTTAGCACTGAGCTGACCGATGAACTTATTAAAGCGCAGGTCAAAGCCTTGCTGGATCGCCACCAGCTCAACTACACGCTGGAATGGCAGTTGTCCGGTCATCCATTTTTGACAGGTCGCGGTGAACTGGTGGATGCAGTGGTCAACGCCGTTGAGCACTACAGTGAAATCACTCCGCAGCTCCTGACTACCGGTGGAACCTCTGATGGCCGATTTATCGCCCGTATGGGTTCGCAAGTGGTGGAACTGGGACCGGTCAATGCCACTATTCATAAAGTTGACGAGTGCGTCAGCGCTGCCGATCTGCAACTACTAAGCCGTATGTACCAACGCATTATGGAGCAATTGGTCGCATGA
- a CDS encoding M15 family metallopeptidase translates to MMSPACLTGKSDSHLVVLSKSHRLQPEAVAAFTAMQQAARQDGFNLQPASTFRDFERQRHIWNGKFTGLRPLLDQHSQPIDALTLDEGTRCEAILRWSALPGSSRHHWGSDLDIYDPDQLPVGQKLQLEPWEYQAGGYFAELSDWLTGHMAAFGFYRPFAQDNGGVAIEPWHLSYAPLARLAMSQLTPECILQAWQGEDIAGRRWLEPNLPMLFQRFILSVDTQCIR, encoded by the coding sequence ATGATGTCCCCCGCCTGCCTGACTGGCAAAAGCGACAGCCATCTGGTGGTGCTAAGCAAATCGCATCGCCTGCAACCTGAAGCGGTCGCAGCGTTTACTGCCATGCAGCAGGCGGCGCGACAAGATGGCTTCAATCTACAACCTGCCAGTACATTTCGGGATTTCGAACGTCAACGTCACATCTGGAACGGCAAGTTCACCGGCCTGCGCCCACTGCTAGATCAGCACAGCCAGCCGATAGACGCGCTCACGCTGGACGAAGGCACGCGTTGCGAGGCAATCCTGCGTTGGTCGGCGTTACCGGGCAGCAGCCGTCACCACTGGGGCAGCGATCTGGATATCTATGACCCTGACCAATTGCCCGTCGGCCAAAAACTGCAACTGGAACCATGGGAATACCAGGCTGGTGGTTATTTTGCCGAACTTAGCGACTGGCTGACCGGGCACATGGCCGCTTTCGGCTTTTACCGCCCATTCGCTCAGGATAATGGCGGCGTAGCCATAGAACCCTGGCATCTCAGCTACGCGCCTCTGGCCCGGCTCGCCATGTCTCAGCTAACGCCTGAATGCATCTTACAAGCCTGGCAAGGGGAAGATATTGCTGGTCGACGCTGGCTGGAGCCAAACCTACCGATGTTGTTCCAGCGCTTTATACTGTCTGTTGATACGCAATGCATCCGCTGA
- a CDS encoding YpfN family protein — MGWLADYWWVILLVLLGMLVNGIKELRRLDHKRFLHNKPPLPPHRDNNAQWDEDDDWPQKKP, encoded by the coding sequence ATGGGATGGCTGGCTGATTACTGGTGGGTGATACTGCTGGTACTACTGGGGATGCTGGTTAACGGCATCAAGGAACTGCGCCGTCTTGATCATAAGCGTTTTCTGCATAACAAACCACCGTTACCGCCGCACCGTGACAATAATGCACAGTGGGACGAAGACGACGATTGGCCGCAGAAAAAACCCTGA
- the ypfH gene encoding esterase produces the protein MKHDYFVVQNPPAPKQLFLLFHGVGDNPVSMGQIGRYFADSFPMAQVISVGGPEAVGLGEGRQWFSVQDVTEDNRGRRVNAAMPRFIETVRYWQKTMGIDYSHTALIGFSQGTIMILEALKAEKNLAGRVVAFSGRFAALPDQPFYDIVVHLIHGEEDPVITVDHARQAAQSLRAQGSDFTLDLVPQLGHAIDNRMMECALDRLHHYIPKRFWDEAVMGARGELVAFR, from the coding sequence ATGAAGCATGACTATTTTGTGGTGCAAAATCCACCTGCACCTAAGCAGTTGTTTTTACTATTTCATGGCGTAGGCGACAATCCGGTTTCCATGGGGCAAATTGGCCGTTATTTTGCTGACTCGTTCCCTATGGCACAGGTTATCAGCGTTGGTGGCCCGGAAGCAGTAGGGCTAGGCGAAGGACGGCAGTGGTTTTCGGTACAAGACGTTACAGAAGATAATCGTGGTCGCCGCGTTAACGCCGCTATGCCGCGTTTTATCGAGACTGTACGCTACTGGCAGAAAACGATGGGAATCGACTATTCCCACACGGCGCTGATCGGTTTTTCTCAAGGAACGATTATGATCCTTGAAGCGCTGAAAGCGGAGAAGAATCTGGCCGGGCGAGTTGTCGCATTCAGTGGTCGTTTTGCTGCTCTGCCGGATCAGCCGTTTTATGACATCGTCGTTCACCTGATTCATGGCGAGGAAGATCCGGTAATTACAGTGGATCATGCCCGTCAGGCGGCACAGAGTTTGCGAGCGCAAGGCTCAGATTTTACGCTGGATCTGGTGCCGCAACTGGGACACGCCATTGATAATCGCATGATGGAATGCGCACTGGATCGGCTGCATCATTACATCCCGAAACGCTTCTGGGATGAGGCAGTGATGGGCGCTCGCGGTGAACTGGTGGCATTCCGTTAA
- a CDS encoding tRNA(Met) cytidine acetyltransferase TmcA, translated as MESFVVSQQYQQRYGIRRLLVLSGRSDWCGAQAQRLSSLLPGDWLWISASTPKGVTALSASNVRGVLGREFLHAVFDARDGLDAQALAILAGALKAGSWLILLSPQWNHWPDYPDTDSLRWSEQPEPIATPRFIRHVQRQLMADDDVVLWRQQDAEPVIMPPGCRPDWLPATGEPTFSQHTVVQQLLHTTCAVSVIIAPRGRGKSTLAGMLASQCQGGCWVSAPSRAAGEILLRQAGEAATFWAPDALLAFCQQHDTLPVDWLLIDEAAAIPAPILQALLPFFRRLVMTTTVQGYEGTGRGFLLKFCASLPDWRAIELTEPLRWAQQDPLEKIVDRMMLFDAEKQVPERLCGVSFEIRHEQRDDWLSQPERLEGCYGLLCSAHYRTSPLDLRRLLDAPGMYVASACVDARVGGVIWLVDEGGLPETLAQDVWAGRRRPRGNLVAQSLAAHGNQWRAPVLRSRRISRIAVLALHRGQGIGQALVRDQQQQARQERLDFLSVSFGFQPELWRFWQRCGFQLVRIGSHMEASSGCYSAMALLPLSDEGSALAVSAHRELLRDWFWLRHNIPLALDLPLVAEQVLTGDDWRNLAGFALAHRPPEACQGALSRLIMHSPMALTALRLWLEQGQSMAECVLQLQLAGKKALLQRWRTETAQALRQIDDAAWQHWHDILLP; from the coding sequence GTGGAGTCTTTTGTTGTCAGCCAGCAATACCAGCAGCGTTATGGCATTCGCCGGTTGTTGGTGCTGAGCGGTCGTTCTGACTGGTGCGGTGCTCAGGCCCAGCGCCTGAGTAGTCTGTTGCCGGGCGACTGGCTGTGGATAAGCGCATCGACGCCCAAAGGTGTGACTGCACTGTCGGCTTCGAATGTGCGTGGCGTGCTGGGCCGGGAATTTTTACATGCGGTATTTGATGCTCGTGACGGTCTGGATGCACAAGCGCTTGCGATACTGGCTGGTGCGCTCAAGGCCGGCAGTTGGTTGATCCTGTTATCTCCGCAATGGAACCATTGGCCCGATTATCCGGATACTGACAGTCTGCGCTGGAGTGAGCAACCAGAACCGATTGCTACGCCCCGGTTTATCCGACACGTACAGCGTCAACTTATGGCTGATGACGATGTTGTACTGTGGCGTCAGCAGGATGCCGAGCCGGTAATCATGCCCCCCGGTTGTCGCCCAGATTGGCTACCTGCTACTGGCGAGCCGACATTCAGCCAGCACACTGTAGTGCAGCAATTGCTTCACACCACCTGTGCGGTATCTGTGATTATCGCGCCGCGTGGTCGCGGCAAATCGACGCTGGCAGGTATGCTGGCAAGTCAGTGTCAGGGTGGTTGCTGGGTAAGTGCCCCCTCGCGTGCTGCAGGCGAGATTTTGCTGCGGCAGGCAGGGGAAGCCGCGACGTTTTGGGCGCCGGATGCGCTATTGGCGTTCTGTCAGCAGCATGACACGCTGCCGGTGGACTGGCTGTTGATCGATGAAGCGGCGGCTATTCCTGCACCGATATTGCAAGCATTGCTGCCGTTTTTCCGTCGGTTGGTGATGACGACTACGGTGCAAGGGTATGAAGGAACAGGGCGGGGTTTTCTGCTTAAGTTTTGTGCGTCACTACCGGACTGGCGGGCTATCGAACTGACGGAACCGCTGCGCTGGGCACAGCAAGATCCACTGGAGAAGATAGTGGATAGGATGATGCTGTTTGATGCGGAAAAACAGGTGCCAGAACGGCTATGTGGCGTCTCCTTTGAGATTCGACATGAGCAACGCGATGACTGGCTGAGTCAGCCTGAGCGTCTGGAAGGCTGCTATGGGCTGCTCTGCAGCGCCCATTATCGTACCTCACCACTGGATTTACGCCGCTTGCTGGATGCTCCCGGCATGTATGTCGCCAGCGCTTGTGTGGATGCGAGGGTGGGAGGCGTTATCTGGCTGGTGGATGAAGGCGGTTTGCCGGAGACGCTGGCGCAGGATGTCTGGGCTGGGCGACGACGTCCGAGAGGCAATCTGGTGGCGCAGTCGCTGGCGGCTCACGGCAACCAGTGGCGGGCACCGGTGCTGCGATCGCGCCGCATTAGCCGCATCGCGGTGCTGGCATTGCATCGAGGTCAAGGTATCGGGCAGGCACTGGTACGTGATCAACAGCAACAGGCTCGGCAGGAGCGGCTGGATTTTCTGTCAGTCAGTTTCGGTTTTCAACCTGAGCTGTGGCGGTTCTGGCAGCGTTGTGGGTTCCAGTTGGTGCGTATTGGTAGCCACATGGAGGCCAGCAGTGGGTGCTATAGCGCGATGGCATTGTTGCCGCTCAGTGATGAGGGGAGCGCGTTGGCAGTGTCCGCACATCGGGAGCTGCTCCGGGATTGGTTCTGGTTGCGACATAATATTCCGTTAGCATTGGATTTGCCGTTGGTGGCAGAGCAGGTGCTCACTGGGGATGACTGGCGCAATCTGGCAGGGTTTGCTTTGGCCCACCGCCCACCAGAAGCCTGCCAGGGGGCATTATCTCGCCTGATAATGCATTCGCCGATGGCATTGACCGCGCTGAGGTTGTGGCTTGAGCAAGGGCAAAGCATGGCGGAGTGTGTGCTCCAGCTCCAACTGGCGGGGAAAAAAGCGCTGCTCCAGCGCTGGCGTACCGAAACAGCTCAGGCGCTGCGTCAGATAGACGACGCTGCATGGCAACACTGGCATGACATTCTCTTACCATGA
- a CDS encoding DUF441 domain-containing protein, giving the protein MAFFDPTLLILLALAALGIISQNMTVTLAILLLLVVRITPLNHYFPWVEKYGLSFGVLVLTIGVMAPIASGKISASDVFSSFLHWRSLLAVVIGIAVSWLGGRGVVLMSNQPSVVAGLLVGTVMGVALFRGVPVGPLIAAGLLSLLVGKG; this is encoded by the coding sequence ATGGCCTTTTTTGACCCAACGTTGCTTATTTTACTGGCTCTGGCCGCTCTTGGCATCATCAGTCAGAACATGACTGTTACTCTGGCTATTCTGCTTCTACTCGTGGTGCGCATTACGCCATTAAATCACTATTTCCCATGGGTGGAAAAATATGGCCTGTCGTTTGGCGTGCTGGTACTGACTATCGGAGTCATGGCACCGATTGCCAGCGGCAAAATTTCTGCCAGCGATGTGTTCTCTTCTTTTTTACACTGGAGATCTCTGCTGGCTGTGGTGATCGGTATCGCTGTTTCCTGGCTGGGCGGGCGTGGCGTTGTGCTGATGAGCAATCAGCCCTCGGTCGTGGCTGGCCTGTTGGTCGGTACGGTGATGGGGGTGGCGCTGTTCCGTGGCGTGCCGGTAGGGCCGCTGATTGCTGCGGGGTTGCTGTCGCTGTTGGTCGGTAAAGGCTAG
- the purC gene encoding phosphoribosylaminoimidazolesuccinocarboxamide synthase, with amino-acid sequence MQKLAELYRGKAKTVYTTDDPDLLVLEFRNDTSAGDGARIEQFDRKGMVNNKFNHFIMTRLEEAGIPTQMVRLLSDTEVLVKKLEMVPVECVVRNRAAGSLVKRLGITEGEILNPPLFDLFLKNDAMHDPMVNESYCKTFGWVSEENLARMKELSYKANEVLSKLFGDAGLILVDFKLEFGLFKGEVVLGDEFSPDGSRLWDKETLNKMDKDRFRQSLGGLIEAYEEVAHRLGVKLD; translated from the coding sequence ATGCAAAAGCTAGCTGAGTTGTATCGCGGAAAAGCGAAAACGGTCTACACCACGGACGATCCGGATCTGCTGGTGCTGGAATTCCGCAATGATACGTCAGCAGGGGATGGTGCTCGCATTGAGCAGTTTGATCGCAAAGGGATGGTGAATAACAAGTTCAACCACTTCATCATGACCAGGCTGGAAGAGGCCGGTATCCCGACCCAGATGGTGCGTCTGCTGTCTGATACTGAAGTGCTGGTGAAGAAGCTGGAGATGGTGCCAGTCGAGTGTGTGGTGCGTAACCGTGCTGCGGGGTCGTTGGTTAAGCGTCTGGGTATCACGGAAGGTGAAATTCTCAATCCTCCGTTGTTCGACCTGTTTTTGAAAAACGATGCCATGCATGACCCGATGGTGAATGAGTCCTACTGTAAAACCTTCGGTTGGGTCAGTGAAGAAAATTTGGCACGTATGAAGGAACTGAGCTACAAAGCCAATGAGGTGCTGAGCAAGCTGTTTGGTGATGCGGGTCTGATTTTGGTGGACTTTAAGCTGGAGTTCGGTCTTTTTAAAGGTGAAGTGGTGCTGGGTGATGAGTTCTCGCCGGACGGTAGCCGCCTGTGGGACAAAGAAACCCTGAACAAAATGGATAAAGACCGTTTCCGTCAGAGCCTGGGTGGGCTGATTGAAGCCTACGAGGAAGTCGCACACCGTCTGGGTGTTAAATTAGACTAA